The DNA region CTTTTCCTTTGTAGGCACGCACTGTCATAGAGCGAAATTCGATGCCATCAATCGTTTGCCAAGGCTCTTTCTCAAAACTGAGAATTTCAATGCCATGGAAACCCGCATCCGCAAACATTTCAAGGAATTCTGACTCTAAAAATGCTCCAGAAATACAACCACTCCACAACTCTGGATCATTCATGATCTTGGCAGTGGGCACTTCGTCGCAAACAATGTCAGAAATGACCGCTCGGCCACCTTTTTTGAGTACGCGGTAAATTTCTTGAAATAGCTGTTTTTTATCACTCGGTTTGACGAGATTAAGCACACAATTGGAGATCACGAGATCCACGCTATCGTCAGCAATGAGAGGCGTTTTTTCGCGTAACCGTTCGGCTTCAGCTTCGTAATTTGCTAACTGCTCGACAGACGTGATGGGATTCTCTGTGAACCATGTCTGCAATGCGTCTAGAGGTAATTTGAGATCTTGGATTTTACCTTTAACAAACTCTGTATTGGTAAAGCCAATTTTTCCACCAATATCCTGCTGATATTTGCGGGCGAGGGTGAGCATCACATCGTTAAAGTCAACCCCGATAACTTTACCTGTGGCGCCAACTTTCTGGGCAACCATATAGCAATTTTTGCCTGCACCAGAGCCTAAATCAACGACCACATCACCTACTTCGGCATAACGAGTGGGGTCGCCACAACCATAGTCCTTCGTTAAA from [Leptolyngbya] sp. PCC 7376 includes:
- a CDS encoding methyltransferase domain-containing protein; translation: MLDQSTTPTYDIENEVLSRYQAGAQEHEPSLCCPTDYQDVQYLDVIPDEILTKDYGCGDPTRYAEVGDVVVDLGSGAGKNCYMVAQKVGATGKVIGVDFNDVMLTLARKYQQDIGGKIGFTNTEFVKGKIQDLKLPLDALQTWFTENPITSVEQLANYEAEAERLREKTPLIADDSVDLVISNCVLNLVKPSDKKQLFQEIYRVLKKGGRAVISDIVCDEVPTAKIMNDPELWSGCISGAFLESEFLEMFADAGFHGIEILSFEKEPWQTIDGIEFRSMTVRAYKGKEGVCLERNQAVIYKGPWKEIKDDDGHTYYRGERMAVCDKTFNLLTNENSPYAGQFISVLPYDNIELENAATFNCRVDARRHPKESKGQDYNVTDLADGAASCSTDSCC